The DNA window AATTAGACATAAATTTAAGGCTgaaaagtgtttatttctgtttttaacgTGGAGGTCCATGGGATTAACTCAGTTTTAAAGGCTGCCTCCAGTGGACACTTGAAGAActgcaacttttatttatttgaatcttATGTGTCTAACCAAACATCTGGCTTACATCTGCATCACTCCTGGAGTTAAAATAGTGTAATGATGCCTTTAAAGACACATACACTGCTGTTAGCATGTGAGACAAAGAATCCGTCTTCTGATTATTCTGTCTGTCAGACTCTCATCTCATCCTGAAATGTCTCagatttgtggttttgttatgTGCATTCAAAACCCGACTGAATAAACcttttttaacaactttttcTGTGCGGGAGTACGCCAACGAATCAGGAAGGAAGAGTATTTTTAGGCCATGGAAGTGCTCTGACTAAGCCAGGACTCGTTTCTTTGCAGCAGTGGGAACCCTGCAGGgtcctttctgtttgtttgttcttgtaAATGGCAGGAGGTTAGAAAATCATTATTATATTCACAGTTTTTCGAGCAGGACTGGGTTATATTCCGCCAATCAAGCATAATGGTTTCACAGAGTTGATGGGGTTTGTCAAGTCGGCGTTTGAATCAATaattgctcttttctttttgggggTCCTTTGATTATTTTGATTATAATCTGACTTGATTTGgactttcctctctgtctgtggtgcCCGTACAGTCCAGAACTCCAGCGCTCGTCTTTGAATGCATCAATAACACAGACTTCAAGGTACAATCATTACTATTATCTCTCTCAGCTCTCCTCAATCAATGCTCTCCACTTTCgctgtgtttgtattttaatccgtttgagctgcagctcctcGTTCAGATTTGTTTTCCTCCCGCAGGAGTTGTACCAGAAGTTGACAGACTACGATATCCGTTTCTATATGTATGAACTACTGAAGGTGAGTTTACCTGAACACATGTTTGTAGCTCTTTCCatcctcttagcctcccagttaatagcaGCACTTTCTATCTACAATTCATCTTAGTCAATAACACTTCCTGTCTTCCCTGCCactattagctcttcctagctggTTCTGTGTGTCCATACCTTTAAGAGTAGATCCATAGATCTCACATCACCACATGGACCGTATTTCTTTTGGCCTGTGAACGCTGTAGTTTGAGCCCAGCTttactgagcaaaaaaaaaatctccctctctgttcttGGGGAGCTTCCAGGAGTTGATCTGAATCATTGTctgatgttgttgcttttgtgtgtgtgcgccaggCTCTGGACTACTGTCACAGTATGGGAATCATGCACCGTGACGTCAAACCCCACAATGTGATGATCGACCACCAGTTGAGAAAGGTAGGCGGTGCCCTATATAGTCTGAACACATGCTAAATTAGCAATGAAAAGAAGAGGACAGATTCTAGTGAAACGTgttgtccagcagggggcagcagacTCACACAGATGTGTGTTAACCCAGTTTATTCTGCAGAATGGTGCCTGTATGGACCAGGATGCTGAGGGTGGATGTATAATGTACAGTTAGGTCCAGACATATTTCAGcagtgacacaatcttcatgatttggGCTCTGTATGCCACcacatttgacatttgaatttgaaatgaaGCAACTGaagtgcagactttcagctttaatgtcctgagaccctgcatcctcataaACTTTTAACCTCTagactagatactagttggtgtaaaagcATGATAGCGATTTTTTCTTATACTATGCTTTTTGTGGTTCGAACTTGTTGCTTTTAACTTGTAGCACTCTGAGATACTTAGATGAAAAGTGCGTCATAATTaaaattcattattattattgtcattaaaaatgcataccaaacaaaagctcaggtctggAGAGATTAAAATATCCATTAGCCCTATTCGCActggactagttttacctggggacctcctgtaatttgtaataatcaggcaggtcgtctgtgatcttaatcccaaATCGTCCATGTCCctgatttaaaaagtaaaaattacgcCACAAATTACCTGTGATAATTCCTGTAAAACAGAGGTCATGTGAAAATACTAACCCAGATCGAATCCAcgtctctgtgatttaggggcgAGTTTTTACGTAAAAATCCTGGATTGTTTGAGCAGGGTGTTTTCTGAGCAGAGGCAGAAGCTtcagatttctttattttttttacttttatttccgGGGGATAAGGATGGTCTGTTTCACCTCTGTTGAGTGCTTGTTCATGTTCATAGCTTCCAAATGCAACACCTCCAGACCTTTAACCGGCTTAACTGATGATGGATTAATGAGGCAGCTTTTGAGGCAACCttccatttactttttttttgaaaaagaggCAGCTACATGTGGATACCCTCAAATTACATTAtagctgagagtctgcactttaaccCATATTGATTCTATATTGAAtgcagttatatatatatttatataaagaaaaacaaacttgtgTCGATGCccaaatgtacatatatataaaacatatttacgtTTTTGTTGTTCTGATAGCTGCGCCTTATAGACTGGGGTTTGGCAGAGTTCTACCATCCGTCCCAGGAGTATAACGTCAGAGTGGCATCACGATATTTCAAAGGCCCCGAGCTCCTCGTGGACTACCaggtaacaaacacacacctgagaccTGGCAACTCATTAACCCTCCTCCGCTGTGGATCATTTagtcacctgtgtctcatcatctGCAGTGCTGTTTGACGATTTTGTGTTGCAGATGTACGACTACAGTCTAGACATGTGGAGCCTGGGCTGTATGCTGGCCAGTATGATCTTTCAGAAAGAGCCCTTCTTCCACGGGCAGGACAACTACGACCAGGTGCGCGCGACACAAACACATCGAGGAGCCTGTTTATGTGCACATTGACTTAAAGAAACCGATCAGATGGTCTCGCGTAGCTGGGCTCATTGCAGCATCTTGTTTCCCACTTAAACACGACATCCTAAACATGTAATGGAGACGACCTGGATGTGCATCCTGGATATTTATCTCACTCTCAAGTTTCCACAGCAGCGACAGGAAGAGGGCGCTGTTGTAGCAGCACAAACCAgagagttttgtcttttttttttttaaatggctctgtttttcttttttctagcTGGTAAGAATTGCCAAGGTCCTAGGGACGGACGAGCTGTTCGGCTACCTGCGGAAATACCACATTGAACTGGACCCACGCTTCAAAGACCTGCTGGGACAGTGAGTTCAGTCTAATCAGAATAAAGGACGAAAATATTCCTGATAGGTTCTCGGTCATCAAGGTCATGgtataactaaaaataaagactCGTTGGGtttcatccaagtggcttcttcagtttctAAGTGACTGGtggagtttagtttttttttcatgtggaaaATCTGTGGGTTGTTTCCACCTGAAAGTAACACGACTGAGTCTGTAACGACCAGATACTCACATGAATTAGTCCCCATTCATCCTGAGTGATCTGATCACCGGTGTCCATCTTAAATTACATgcgtgaacacacacaggacgCACTGCAATCACATTTGAGTGGTCCGATCTCAGACCACATGTGGTGATGGTCTGGGAGGTACTGAGCTCATTCTTTTggtggtgtgaacacacaatggcCGTGTCCAAACTCTCCCCCCCATATAAAGGTAACGCTATTTTGTAGCGGTGTCTGAAACCTTAGTGGTCAcataaccctcctattatccttgggtcaatttgaccccaatcaatgttcatcattcaaaaaataacagtacagggaaggtcaactcactggtagaagagggttatttatgtagtcaacaaatacacaaagtgcctgacacaaaaacctGGTCAACAAGTTcatgtaaatcatttttttgaGGGTAAAATttgttagtaatatttgaggacAACATAGGGGACttaaaatttcccataaagcattgcaaaaAGTGGTGACTATCCGATAGTCACTCAGCGGGTGGTGGAtgtcccatcatgcattgcgaTACTAGCACCGTTAATGGCCGTTAGTGGTACCGGTTTCTGGTTCTTACCGAAACAAGTCAAGCTTTGATGAGCGGCGCAATATCTCCAAGAAACTCTATAAGTCCAGTTATATACTGTTTAAGAAACGgttcttgtgtatatataaaataaataaataaataaaaataagacgGTCGTGTCCCAAATTTCCCCGGCAGAAGGTGTACTCTGACCACTAAGTCTACTTTCTTCCACAGAGAATACAAATGAAGTGATGAATTGTctgttaataaaaatgcaatagCCCAACATTGTTTGTTGATCTCACTTACAATTTGACGACGTCTTGCCTGTGTAGCAATTACGGCACGGCGCAGTCTCATCTGCCATTATTCTAAATTAAGCCGGTTTAAGTTAAGCGCAAGAAGGTTCAGAAGCCTGTCGGTAAACATTTTCACGGCTCAAAAAGTAGATAGCTCGCCGGTGAAAGACCTATTTTGTGTGTTATGAGTTTATACGTTGGATACTCAGCGAGAGGcacattttgaagtttcctcgcaaaaatatgaaacttttttaaaacatatttttttattttttaattcatgacCGTCATGCACATCTGTTTACAAAATAATCATGTTTTCGTAATGTGTAATATATAATGGGACAATAACCAGAGGAGCCACGGCTGTCTGACACGTAATGATGCGACAGCGATGACGTCATTAACTGAGCGTCAAACGATGATACATGTAGTGTCCaaaagtagttgttgttgtcactACATAATAGTGAAAGTCTCTCTGGAACTCAAtgattgaggaaaaaaacaacacacatatgATGTACAATCATTGGTAATgaaagccttttaaaatattctgtttttgtaggtgttaactaactaaataaatgaatctaagTGAGAATTAACTAATAAAGTTATTTAATGAGTACACTGTATGAATCTATCAAACGGGGTTAAATTATGTTGTGTAGGGACATTTTCAGGGTTTGAGTTCTAGTCTGAGCTTTGTCTCTTAAATAACTAACAAGATAAATTGATAAATAACTCGTGTGCTTTCAGTGAGAGAGAAATCATGACTCGCACACAACAAACTGCTGTTAGCTCTTACACAGAGGAGACTGTTGTAGTGACATTAACCTGTCGCTCTTTTTCCCTGCAGGCAGAGCAGGAAGCGCTGGGAACAGTTTGTGCAGACGGAGAATCAGCACCTGGTGAGTCCTGAAGCTCTGGATCTGCTCGACAAGCTGCTACGCTACGACCACCAGCAGAGACTGACGGCCACGGAGGCCATGGAGCACCCCTACTTCTGTGAGCATCGATCAGCTGTAAAGCACAGCCTAATGGGACGTTTAGCAGACATGTAATCCCGTCCTCACAGTGGTACTTGCCAATTAGTGACACTGTAGCTTTTttactactgatagaatttgttaaatttgcatatcATGTCAAAATGCAGAAGTTAATAAGCAACCAGACAAGTCAAccctacaaataaaataaagatttcgcTGAAATGcctgctatcatgtttttacaccaactaatgtattgaccctttactaccacaagatggcagataaaaaaaacgtccacttatgaggacaacaggtctgaGTAAGgcagaataagaagctaccGCAAACCTAAAACCTGTCCCCATACAAGGAAGCAGGgtgtcaggaggttaaatgagCAAGtgctgaattttaaaattaagcacagaaacagaaactttgacgtgttttctctttcctcgTGCAGATCCTGTAGTAAAGGAGCAGTCTCTGTCCAACTCTGACAACAACATGGTTTCCAGTGGCAACACTACAGCACGATGAGACACAGGTAACACTTCATTTTTAAACTCTGTATGTGCAGGTTTCACAGCCAGAGGCTCTCAGATCTGTTAAACACGTATGTACGAGACTATTTCTACGAATGACCGGGTGTATGTTATGATGTACAAATGGTCATTAACACGTGTGATGCTGAATCAGaatgtaaaagaagaaaatgtaaataaataaataaataataattattagtgtaaagttttatttatgttaaggTAAATGAGGTTATAGATGTAACCTTTGGATTACACTCCTTAACCTGAACTAAGGTGGATAAATTGGATCAGACAACTTTGATGCTATGaatccattaattaattattattaatccaTGCTGATCAAATATCAAAACCACAgcgtaaaaacaaataaaaatgtggtcATCATCTTTGGCTGCAATAGGACGTTTCATCATCAGATTATGAAACCAAATATTTCCATAATTAAACATATCTTCTTCTCAGTTTACATTGAAATTATTGATccacatgaaataaaaacctaaaacgGATACAGATACTACAAATATAGGTCAGGCTTGGCTGGAGTCCCAAgtggttatttaaaaaaaaatatatactgaaTTTTATTCCCTTACACCActcttttctcatttatttcattaaatttctGGGAATTTTATACAAAGCAGACATACAAACTTtgtaagttgttgttttaaatgtgctatagaagtgtgtttttggtggttttgtACCTGAGAGTAGAGGCGTATCCGACATGTGAGATGCTATAATTTTGTTATAATTCGTTtccattgattttctttttgtctttctgtctttttgcagaAATAGAAGAAAGAAGGATGTTTGTTACCTCAACTTTGTACCCGGTTGTGACAGTAACTTTGACAAGTGTACAGTGACAATGGATCAAAGTAACTCTGACCAGTTACACACTCACAGATATGTGCatacggacacacacacacacacacacacctacacaatCAGTGCAAACAAGCGAGCACACCTTCATGAAcctaacgcacacacagacacacctatACATACACCCTCCTCCTTTGTATCAGTCTGTGATTGGCTTGTCCTGGTCCCCCGTCCAGCAGCCTGACCAATGAGCTTGAAGCTGCTGTCCCCCCTTGCCCCCCTCCACCGACGTCCCCCCCAGCTCAGTCTCATGTAGGTCAGCAAAGACAATTCAGTCCCTTGCCCGTCCCTACTTCATAtcacccctctcctctcttaTTTGTTTGCATCCGCATGGAGAATGAACAGGAGTCTGACCCTGTacaagccccccctccctcccctgcccccccctgcccccctctcctcctggTCTGGTGGTCCATCCGTCTGTCTGCCTCCCCCTGTTTGCCCTCACCCATTTTACCCAGCCCTCGACAGGAAGACAGGCGTCTTAGCACTACTCCAGATCTGAAAGTGGCATGGTTGGACTCTCTCTAGAtagaatgatgatgatgatgatattataataataataatattaatgaaaataaatgatttttatttagatGAACGTCTGCGCCGTGCATCCATTTTTACCTGTGATTGTTGAgagtgtgtgtatattgtatataaaaaaaaatgtgtgtgtaaagatttatttaaattaccaGTCAGACGTTTTCATTGAGTTCAACGACAAGgtttgtccaaacttttgactggtactttaaataaataaatctggttGTAGTTACAGGGAGGAGAGTGCAAAACGACTATATTCGTAGAACCCGGGGTTACAATGCGTATTTGTGGCTCAGTGAAGCGTTGCTGACTAGTGattaattatttcaaatatttctgaTAAAACAGCAACTAGGGAACGTCGATTGGGAtcaaaatatgtttaatgtgtttaaatgtatcCTCTAtatcagtggttcccaacctcgGGTCCGTGCCccccagagatcacaggggcTACGCTAAAACAGGTTTCACCTGTTTAACCACCGCTCAATATGATAAATCAGACAAGGTGCACAATATGACAATATGAGATAGATTAGAAAATCCTTTAATGAATCAGAAAGTTATTcctaaaaagaagaatttaataCATTTGTGAGAAGTAAACATATTAAGTAAAATTATTCAACGAGTCTTGTAAAAGTCTAAAAGTGTTGTAAACGTGTATACGTCTTGTAAAattagtatgtttttttttatttgtaaacgAAGTTAAAAGTTTTAATCAATGTATTGTAATTTAAGGCAAATCTGGTTACAGATGTATGTGTAACTACTATTTGGTTTGAAACTGTGTGAAATGACTATACTAATAGAATCCAGAGTTATAGCACATACTCTTGGCTcagaaaaagaaggattttaaatatttttattgatcaAAAGAACCTATAAATTATCAGCTGGAGTATCACTCACCATTAAAATGTGGTGTATTAAGCAAGAGTTGTACAATGTGTTTAAATCGACttaagtacatttttaaataaatccaaaaattATTCCTTAAAAGTAACACTGAAATATATTTGCTAGAGATTATTTTGTAGAACTTTTGAATGTATAGACTGACGCAAAATCTGTGAAACTTTCCACTCACCTCTAACTGTAACCTCAAACCCGTAtccatactgtatgtactgtaaactaaaactaaaccctGAGACTAAAACTGCTCCGAAGTTCGTGCGTACGGCTGCAGAGCTGACGAAGGAAAAGTAAAACTGCACCGTGTGTTATGACGGAACAGACACTGAGCCTCTGTAATGAGAGTGGATGAGACC is part of the Mugil cephalus isolate CIBA_MC_2020 chromosome 10, CIBA_Mcephalus_1.1, whole genome shotgun sequence genome and encodes:
- the csnk2a2b gene encoding casein kinase II subunit alpha': MPGPVAGSKSRVYADVNTLKTREYWDYEAHVPNWNNQEDYQLVRKLGRGKYSEVFEAINITNNEKVVVKILKPVKKKKIKREIKILENLRGGTNIIRLVDTVKDPVSRTPALVFECINNTDFKELYQKLTDYDIRFYMYELLKALDYCHSMGIMHRDVKPHNVMIDHQLRKLRLIDWGLAEFYHPSQEYNVRVASRYFKGPELLVDYQMYDYSLDMWSLGCMLASMIFQKEPFFHGQDNYDQLVRIAKVLGTDELFGYLRKYHIELDPRFKDLLGQQSRKRWEQFVQTENQHLVSPEALDLLDKLLRYDHQQRLTATEAMEHPYFYPVVKEQSLSNSDNNMVSSGNTTAR